Part of the Quercus lobata isolate SW786 chromosome 6, ValleyOak3.0 Primary Assembly, whole genome shotgun sequence genome, TTGGTAAGGACTACATTTCTCATCACAACCACACGTTCAAACTTAATGTTAAAAATAACAAGAATTATAGTTGTTTGGCTTGTTTTCGTTTTTAGTGTTCATGGTTGACATGCTAGATTATGCcatattaactaaataaaaaaatttaatcacatAATACTAAATACgttatataaaaaataggaTCTCAAGCATAACTGATGATGATTCGACCAGAAAAATATATCTCATGAGATTGTCTTGGGGAGCATCTCCTAATATTTGACTATATCTCATGAGATTGTCTTGGGGAGCATCTCCTAATATTTGACTAGTACAACACACTTATGAGATCTACATactaagagaaagagaggagtgCTTCAAGAGATAGTCTTataaaaataagggaaaaatataCTTTTTCTAATCATTTACCCAGATTACACTAACTCTGGAACTATCAAAGTGCACGATTGATcttctaaaattataattttgtttcaatgtttCCTTGTTGTCTATTTTAGTGTTAGGTatgaaaaaatgtattttttttttttaaaatccagTTTATCCCTCCCTCTAAATCATATGACAAATGGATATAAATTAGTATTTCAATGCTAAATTACATCAAATTTAATAGTAAACAAACTAGTAAGGGTTAAGtataacatatttttaaaattaggggGATTGATTGTGCATTTCGATAATTCAATAGGTTAAGTGTAATTGTcatgattgaataaaagatttggggttcaattctCGCATATATTAAAAACCGATTGATgttttggtctaatgataaagaggaCAATCACCAGAAGCGGATGCCATAGATCAAAActctttaataataataataaaaataaaaaaaaaaggttaaatgtATTCGAGACAATACTTTAGtgttataataaaataaaataaaataaaaaagggtaaTTAGCCCccgaaaaaaaaattgtacgtGGGCTTAAATGACTAAATGTGGACTTTCTAGTTTCTCTGTACGGTCCAATTAGGGGGTTTAAAAGGTCAATAATAAAGAGACCAGCTTAAACCAAGTTACGAGTTAAAAGTTAGGGTTGGactaatggtaaaaaaaaaaaaaaaaagaagcaaaatttttatttattttggtaaaaggagaagcaagcaaattgataataataaaaaataaaaaataaaaataaaaaacacaaaaaccctTAAACCCTAGAACCTACTCATGTGCTGTGACTTATTCTAGACCCTTCTCTTCCCTTTAAAAGACTCGTACTCTTTTCCCCACTTTCTCTCAAAACCCCAtcgtttttttcttcttcttctctctttctcacagtctcagactctctctctttgttttctgTTTCAGCCATGTACCGCTTTGCCTCAAGTCTCGCCTCTAAAGCTCGGTACGTCCCATTTCCTTTATTTCCCATCTGggtttttcttattcttctctttttccaGAGAAAATGTTGGAAAATCGTCAGTAAAAGGCAATTAGTTTAAAAAGTTAACAACTTTGATTTCTGATTTCGTTTTTTTGTTCATGATTTATAGTTTAGACCTAGTAAAAGTTATTGCTTTtgtggtttttcattttttttttctcttttttgggtgCCTTTTGGTTTTGCAGGCTTGCTAGGAACACAACCCAGCAGGTGAGAGAATCAGTGGTTGTATAAAGTTTGAAACTTGCTATGATTATCTGTGTTGGTTATTGTTTGTATTgatttgtgttgtgttttgtttgtgtgttggTGATTTAGATTGGTAGTAGATTGAGTTCTAGTAGAAACTATGCCGCCAAAGATATAAGATTTGGGGTGGAGGCCCGGGCTCTGATGCTAAAGGGTGTGGAGGAGCTTGCTGATGCTGTTAAGGTCACCATGGGTCCTAAGGTATTTAAAAGCTACCttcttttttgctgaattaaACTATTAAACTACCTAATTAAACCATTCATCAATTGATCTTTCCAACACTTGCTTTCTATGCAACTCATATTTCAGTAAGAAGTTTGATTAGCATTGATGTTTCTGCTGAGTTTAGGCCCAAAAAACAATCTTTTATAATGAATGTACTTCCTTGGTGGAGCTTGATGTATAGATATCTGGGTTTGTGCTTATTATTAAATTGCTTATTGCTTGAGTGCTGAAGATATCTGTGATCTTACTTTTTGTGTGTGAGTGAGAGTGCGAGGGCAATGTTTTGAATAATTCTGACTTTTAGAAGGAGTGGGGAGGGGAACACTTGAGCATTGAAAATATACAGATCCTTTTAAAATGTACGGAAATTGCTGGAAATATCATGCTTCCTAtctaataaaagaaaactagGGAAAGAAAGTTAGAAATCTAAAGATGCAGTGTTTGAAGTTCGCTGTATTTGCTTTCTTCAATAGCTGATTTTGAATCAGCTTGTtgctttgtttaaaaaaaaaaaaaaaattcctaatgTTGGACCAGTTTATATGGTTAATAATTGTTAATGTTGGTATTTTGCTATTTTAGGGACGTAATGTGGTAATCGAACAAAGTTGGGGTGCCCCAAAAGTGACAAAAGATGGTGTCACTGTAGCAAAGAGCATTGAATTCAAGGACAAAGTCAAGAATATTGGTGCTAGCCTTGTGAAGCAGGTTGCAAGTGCCACCAATGATGCAGCAGGGGATGGTAAGATCTTCTTTCCATGAAAGGGGTGTAATGGAACCTCAAATAATTTTACTTAGTAACTCTGACACCATGTTTAGCTGAACAACTGAGAATTTTTCAATGTGTTTGCAGGGACCACGTGTGCCACAGTACTTACACGGGCAATATTTACCGAAGGGTGCAAATCCGTTGCCGCAGGGATGAATGCAATGGACCTAAGACGTGGTATTAGCATGGCGGTTGATTCTGTTGTTAATCATTTGAAGAGTAGTGCACGAAAGATCAGCAAAAGTGACGAAATAGCACAGGTGTGTTATCTGCTTTCTTGTAATTCAGCTTGACTTGTTGCTGGGGGTTTATGATTGTTGTGGGAGTTTTAATCCAGGTCTCTGatatatatgataatttgaCAGGTTGGGACAATATCTgcaaatggagagagagaaattggtGAGTTGATTGCAAGGGCAATGGAGAGAGTTGGCAAAGAGGGAGTAATCACAATTCAAGTAAGTAACTTACCTATTGATACATTGTCTTTTCTCACTGTCACTGCCAAATCCTCCATACCCAACCCACTCCCCCTGCCTGGTGGCTGTTTCCAAAAGTTCCCTGAAACATGGATTGTACTTTCTTTAATTGTTGCAGGATGGAAAAACATTGTACAATGAGTTGGAAGTTGTTGAGGGCATGAAGCTTGAACGGGGTTACATATCCCCTTACTTCATTACTAACCAGAAAAACCAGAAATGTGTAAGTTTATTACTTTTCGGGAAACAACTACCTGGTATATATATCGTGAAAGCTCTGATGGCATGCTTTTGACTGGAAAATGTGAAACAGCTTTAAGTCACAAGTGGTCCAAGTTGTTTTTgtcttcatattttttaaagacCTTTATGTTTGTTCAATTCACAATGTCCATGTCTATGTGCTGACAGGAACTGGAAGACCCTCTCATTCTAATCCATGAGAAGAAAATCTCAAGTTTAAATGCCATCATTAAAGTATTAGAACTGGCTTTGAAGGTGAGGCAACTATTGgtaaatcaattttatttggtttCGCCTTTTACTGTTGTGTTCTTCTcacttttttccccctctttccAGAGACAAAGGCCATTACTAATTGTTTCAGAAGACGTGGAAAGTGAGGCTTTGGCAACTCTCATTCTCAATAAGCTTCGTGCTGGAATCAAGGTTGACTTTCTATTTATTGTGGTTGGCAGTATTACTTGTTTCTTGTATTACTCTTTATACTATGGTGGCAgtatttctttttatactaTGATATCATTATTTACCAACTGAAGTGACTGCATTTCTACAGGTTTGTGCTATCAAAGCCCCTGGTTTTGGTGAAAACAGGAAGTCCAATCTGCAGGATCTTGCCATTCTTACAGGAGGCGAAGTAAGTGTACTGTCTTGTATAAGTTTGAACCTCTGAATTCATGCTCCTGCTTGACCCTGATATCCTGATGTATGTCACTTTTATATTTAGCTTATTACTGAAGAGCTTGGCATGAATCTTGAAAAAGTGGATCTGGATATGCTTGGCTCATGCAAAAAGGTAAGCTTGATTATCACTTGAAGTTTATTTGTATTCAGTGTTTTGAATGGATTTTTGCACTCAAAGCTCAGGGTTTCCCCCCTTTTCCTAACCCTTAGTATATAATATGATGGTTTTCAGAGCATGATTAATGGTTTTTGTTTTAGGTTACAATATCAAAGGATGACACTGTTATTCTTGATGGTGCTGGGGACAAGAAGGCTCTTGAGGAAAGATGTGAACAGGTCTGTCTTGTTACCTCCTAGATTGTGTTTAACCACCTTTTTGCATTATTTGATATTTGAACTGTCAATGATGTTGCcgttttctcattaaaacatAATTAGATCTCGTCAGATCCTAACTTGATTAATAATGCtaataattttgataatagatcCGGTCCGCAATTGAAAATAGCACTTCTGATTATGACAAAGAAAAGTTACAAGAGAGATTGGGAAAGCTTTCTGGTGGTGTAGCAGTTTTGAAGGTCTGGTCAAACTAGCTTTATCTATATCTTTTGTTGTCCTTGCAACTTGGGGAGTTTTATGGTGAACAAAACAGtggttaaaattttctttatttgcaGATTGGAGGAGCTAGTGAAACTGAAGTTAGTGAGAAGAAGGATAGAGTGACCGATGCCTTAAATGCCACAAAGGCAGCTGTTGAAGAGGGTATAGTGCCAGGTGAATCATCTATCTATTCTTTCTGGGTTATCTCGTTGAATTTGAAATAGCGTACAAATCTAACTTGAGTTTTCAATAAGCAGGTGGTGGCGTTGCTCTTCTTTATGCATCAAAAGAGTTGGAGAAGCTGGAAACTGCCAACTTTGATCAGAAGATTGGTGTTCAGATTATTCAGAATGCTTTGAAGGTTTGACTCAATACTTTTCATATACAAGTATTTAACAGCacttatttatgaaaaaaaagtatataacaGCATTTAGTTAATCCAACAAATTTTCAGCACTGGTGTaacctatgaaaaaaaaaaaaaaaatcagcgcTGGTGTTATTggcttgtttgttttttgtttatttattttttattatttttgtattcaGAGATCCTAAGTGACCCAACCCCCCTCCTTCCAAATAAAAACCCTTTCtgagttttgaaaaaattcGTCTTGAATACTGCTTAGATCTCTTAACTTTAATAAATCTTGAACATTGTTATCTGGCTGTCTGGGCTTATCTGTTTGCATTTGTTAATAATGTCAGACACCTGTGTACACAATTGCTTGTAATGCTGGAGTTGAGGGGGCTGTTGTTGTTGGTAAGCTGTTGGAAGAAAATGACCCTGACAAAGGATATGATGCAGCCAAAGGTATCTCAATCTCCCCAGCCTTTTTTGCACACGGGTGCTCATTACCATAATGAATTGTGTATTCAATTTGTACTGATTTGGTTGGTTCTACCTTTCAATTGCATAAACAGGTGAATATGTTGATATGGTCAAAGCGGGAATAATTGATCCAGTGAAAGTGATTAGAACTGCTTTGGTTGATGCTGCAAGGTAGGCATAAAGATCCTCCTCTTTTTGTGTTTACAGTTATCCTTTGTCATTGTTATCGTGTGTTAATCATGTTGTTTGCCTTCTGTATAGTGTATCATCTTTGATGACGACCACTGAAGCTATTGTGACTGAAATACCCAAGGATGATAAAGAAGCTCCGGCGATGGGAGGTGGCATGGGTGGCATGGGTGGCATGGATTATTGAGGCTCTTTTGCTCTGGTTGAACAATCATCCCTATTTTCACTCCAAGATCCATAACTGATGCAATCATCAGGAATTTTTCTTGTATGTCTTAATTGGTTTGGTCACAAGGCATCCATGTAATCATAGAGAACAAAGTAGGTAGCTTTGGTAACTTGGGATGAAACCTGTGATTGTTGCTTCAATGAGGAATCATCATGTAtcggaactttttttttttttttttttccaaataatccATTGGTTTCCGTCGTTTTTAAATGCaaatgataaagaaatcaatttttggATGCTGGAAGGAATTGGACATAAATTACCAATCGTAAAGAGTTTGGTATATACATGAATGAATTagattttgatgagaaagtCTCAAATCTTCTCGGACACCGGAATTGACATCATGAGCTAAACAACTTGGAAATTGGGTATGCATGAAACTATAGCTTTGATCATCAAGTCAAAGCGTGCATATCTCAAATCTACCCAGGGCTTAGCTAGTTAGCTTAGCGGAATGGGCAGTGTGTCAAACAAACTTGGCAATTTTGCAGGCCAAGCTTTTGGAGGTTATTCTTTAAATATGAACGGTAAAAATAGTAattaggattttgattttggggcCAAATTAAACATCAACCAaaaattttgatcattttatagaagaatattaaaattttaaactaagttaatataataaaaatataattagaatAACAAATAAAGGATATAAAAGGCTAGTGAAAATTAATTATCCTTCAAAAACTAAATAGCATTGGTGTTTCATGCAATACGAGAACTATATTTAAACAATAGGGATGTTTATTCtacattggttgtgtgtgttaAGAGTTTTAGTTCTTATAACCTCAAGCTACTACTATAAAGATTAGGTCTTTTTGTAGTGAGACTTtggttatgtaatatattataagcctatttaaaaaaaaaaaattcctcaaaacaaaaaaaaaaagtttgcctaagaccaaaaaaaaaaaaagagttgattTTTTAATACATCAACTCAAACTCAATCATGTATGATACATCAAAATGTACATTGACTTttattaaatctaaaaaattatttatgattgattatgttcaaaattttaaaataattttccttttaatatataaaattaaatttgcctcaatttcttttttagtatagaaaatcaaagaatctaTTAGAATATcatgttccattttttttatgaaacgcAGTTTTTATAAAGtgtatttttgaaaatgtttgttctataattgcaaaaaaaaaaaaaaagtatagaagTAATAATACTTAAAAccactttaaaaataaatttattttctatttcttattaaccatttatataattataaaatatttaataattttttaaagtctGTTGAGCTACACTATGCTCATAATgatgaaatttcatttttaacaatattttttcatgATTTGTGATTCTTGCAAACTCGTTGTCATACAAAAAAACCTAGTTATAATATATTAGCCATTTGTTTTTTATACtaagcgtttttttttttttttttttaatttgttagtaaaagggatttttgttttgttttggaagGAGTCGTTTCGTTTGGCGGCAAATATCCTGgtcacttcaattttttttttatttttttttgggtttttggagccatatttcaatttttggggggaggggtttaatttttaatgttggGGACAATATGAatgtttttaaccaaaactTTCAAATATTAGTTCAGTAATTCAATatatactattaaaatattaactaTCAGAGTCTTCTTTGGTCTCAACTTATTTGTATCAATTTAAGTGTctgtttattttaacattttcaacCCAAAAAGCCCGTTTTGAAGAAAGTTGAACCACAAAACCCGTTTGATTAGGTATAAAAtacaactttttggaaaaaagttgcattttaGGCCAAGGCTAAGAACGCGCAAGCCATAAAGGAGCTTTGGAGGTCCATTTTAGAAAAAGTCAATGTGCAATGATCAACTATCCGTTGAACTCTTTGggcaattaccaaattacccttcAATAAATCATGCTTATATCCTCAATTCTCACGTCTATTCCTCATTTCTCTCATCTCAGTTCTCACGCCTGTTCCTCACTCATGCCTCTCAtgaaaaagctgaaccaaacacatcctaaataTTGCTCCTTAAAAGCTTATGTCCATTATTATAGTAATGAATGAATTGCTATTTTTGGAATGATCAAAAGTTTCACAGTAATATCTCGTGTCTATTCTATATTTGGAATGATGAAAAGTCTAATCATATTGTCCCTAACTTATACGAGGTGATATCTTGTATAACAGTCTGTATATCTCAAGCTTGAGAGGTCTACATTCACGTGAGAGGAGTGGTGTGTGCAATGGttacacaatataataaatctGACCTTATAGCTAAGCCAACCCAAATTTGCCAAACTCCATGCCTCTAGGGAATGCAAGTACACATAGAAAGGGTTTAACGTCGTCCTGTTTCAGGTCTAGGATGGTATTTGATAGACAAGCAAATGAGAGTTAAGACAACCCAGGAAGGATTTGCACGAAGTCGTGCCCCCATAGAAATCCTTTATACATATATTCCATACATTCTAAAACAAGGTCAAAAGAAACTACAAAATGTTCTATTCCTTTGCATTTATCATGATATTATGGATGGATAAGCCATGATGAAGCGGTGCCCTAGAAGTTATAATTAGACATCTTAGATATTATTAATGTGGCGATTCTCAAGTTAGAGGCAATACAAGAATCATTGAATTAAGTAGAAGCTGTGGATACCAAAAGAAGAGAGAACAATATACTACGACTAATCACAAGGAGTTGATTAGATTAATTTTGTGGGATCACCATACCAGTAGGAAGCTAGTGCGAAGTATGATTGGACTCTAATATGGGATATTATGATGGATAATAGTTCAATTGTCTGCCTAGAATACGAAGGAAACTTCTTGAAAATCGTCAGGCCCAGAATGGAAAGGGGTTCCTGGTCAAATTAGGACCCTTTCCGTCTGTATTTTAAATGAAGAGGGACCATTTCATTGCAAAGATTTGAGTCTTTACAATCAACCCCGAGGTGTTACACTTACACAGGCATTATGCGCCTTCCCATCAAGGTACCATCATCATGAATGAAACCCATCCTCACCGGTTAATGACTTCTAACTGACATATGAATGTTGGATATGACGGACCTATGGTCCTCAACAGACCACAGTTGCTTATGAGGAAAAAATCTGGTTAAGAGTGAAAAATTACTCTATCAAAACCTTGAAAGGTTGATGAAGCTTTAGTTCACCAGAAGGAAAGATACTCGGATGTTCCTGCAATTTAACACCACGAAGTTACATTCAGATgactagaaaacaaaaagatgaaaaattaacTCAAAGAGCCTGAGTCATCATACTTCCGTAAGATCTCAAAATACATCTAAGCGGTTGAACCATTtgaaagctctctctctctctctctctctctctctcttaaaaaaaaaaaaaaaaaaaaaaaaaaaaaagaaggaaaagagaagaagagcCCGCATAAGTTCTCTTAAACGAAATAATAGAAGAATGACACACTAAACAAGGCCAAAAGCATATGCTGTTATTGctaagataaataaaataaagttgaatatACACAGATccagtgaaaaaaagaaaaaaaaaaataactctatTTCATAATATGGCAGTGCAAATGCAAAACATAGAGTGCCCAAGAATAGCTTCCCAGCATCATCTGCCTTTCCGACGATTTTTCAGCACAGCACAATCTGAGCAGTACCATTTTCCTTTTGGCTGCTCCTTCAGACCAACACAACCAAAGTGGAACCATTCTATTTTGCACTGTTGAAAGGTTAACAGGGGCTTTCATCAGATCATAAATTAAGAATGTAGAAGagaaatttagaagaaaaaaagaaaaagatagaaaggGATTACATACATCATTGTTATCGCAAGCAACCATCTCCCCATAGCTAACTTGGTTACAAAAACAGTATGTGGGTTCATTTGGATCCACTGGCAGCTCTAAATCCATACCTGTAGGATTTGCACCAGTAGTAGCTGCTTCTGTTGCTGCTGCGGCTGCTGCTGTTGCCTGGCGTGTTCTgacaaaaatgttattttaatcaATGTTACACCATGTCTTCTACCAAGTGTGTTGAATATACATGCAATCACACTTCACATTCTTAAATTGGATGTGGTGAAGCTACTACTATAGTTTGAAAATTAATGGATTTTTCTCATAAAAGGGATTAGTCCACCCCTTCAGTTCTTTTTCATGTTATATTGTGAGGTCCTTGCACTATTCCCCCTTCTTGTcgcttttcaaatatttttcaatatccaattatattttaacacaGCCAATGTTTTACTTAACTTTGGGAGCATCCCGTTAATGTCATATAAATAAAGTACTTTAGCAGAAAGCCATAAAAGCAGAAgtacttaaataaaaattcaacttAAGAGcttccaggaaaaaaaaatcaaaattcaggATCAAATGCCTAAGCTAAATAAGAAGATGTGAAGTAATCTGTCATGAAACTATCTACAAATGAGCATATATAGGCCAGATAAATACTTCTTACGCCCTCCTCTGCCACTTTCACTCATCCTTCCAGCTTTCCCACCACCATCGAGACTTGGAGAGGGCACCCCACTTGCAGCAGCATTCTCTTTCTCTGTcacaaatattattattatataaaaataaagaatttccAAATGAAGTTGGAAATACTTTAGTATTCACACACCATTAAACCTATGAAAGTGCAAGGAAGTCGATACATATTATTGACTCTGGAAATATGGACAATAAGTAGAGTACCACGTCGAAGctcttcatcaaattttttcaaatattgaTCAAGTTGCTGTATATGTGTATCTACCTGAAGCAGAATTATGAATAGACACAATTAGCAGAGAACGTATACAACAAAAATTCCAAGCTAATTCCTTCAAAATAGAGAGAGATTTTAACCGCATACTAGGTGCAATAATAAGGATTACCTAGAATTAAGACATGCAATTTAACCTCATCAATGAGGCCATAAAATCAGAATATAAAAGAAACTCCTGTCACTACCCGATTAGCAATTAACAgataattcaagaaaattaCTGATTTTGGCGGAGGGTATCATTTCCTGTATGTGGTTCAAGTGGCTAATAAATCAAATAGGAAAATCCAAACTTTAAGCCTTCAAGTGCATTGTTCTGATAGTACCAAATACTGTaacctttttctcaaaaaatgaaTGTCATATCtcaatttcccaaaaaaaaattgatatattatgTGAACAAGTACTATGACCATGTGAtgtacatattaataaaaaaatgtatgtgaattcaaatacatacatatatatatacacacacacaattgaaattgaacaataaatatataatttaaaaagttacttCAAGTTACACTGAAAAGTATTTTTGTGTAAGATCATATAAT contains:
- the LOC115995356 gene encoding chaperonin CPN60-2, mitochondrial → MYRFASSLASKARLARNTTQQIGSRLSSSRNYAAKDIRFGVEARALMLKGVEELADAVKVTMGPKGRNVVIEQSWGAPKVTKDGVTVAKSIEFKDKVKNIGASLVKQVASATNDAAGDGTTCATVLTRAIFTEGCKSVAAGMNAMDLRRGISMAVDSVVNHLKSSARKISKSDEIAQVGTISANGEREIGELIARAMERVGKEGVITIQDGKTLYNELEVVEGMKLERGYISPYFITNQKNQKCELEDPLILIHEKKISSLNAIIKVLELALKRQRPLLIVSEDVESEALATLILNKLRAGIKVCAIKAPGFGENRKSNLQDLAILTGGELITEELGMNLEKVDLDMLGSCKKVTISKDDTVILDGAGDKKALEERCEQIRSAIENSTSDYDKEKLQERLGKLSGGVAVLKIGGASETEVSEKKDRVTDALNATKAAVEEGIVPGGGVALLYASKELEKLETANFDQKIGVQIIQNALKTPVYTIACNAGVEGAVVVGKLLEENDPDKGYDAAKGEYVDMVKAGIIDPVKVIRTALVDAASVSSLMTTTEAIVTEIPKDDKEAPAMGGGMGGMGGMDY
- the LOC115994998 gene encoding PHD finger protein ING1 isoform X2 — translated: MSFLDELQINLESLPGILQKKYALLRDLDRSLQEIQRQNEQRCEQEIEEMRRGVRSGNIAPNSSLTQISDEALDEQKHSIRIADEKVALAVQAYDLVDTHIQQLDQYLKKFDEELRREKENAAASGVPSPSLDGGGKAGRMSESGRGGRKKTRQATAAAAAATEAATTGANPTGMDLELPVDPNEPTYCFCNQVSYGEMVACDNNDCKIEWFHFGCVGLKEQPKGKWYCSDCAVLKNRRKGR
- the LOC115994998 gene encoding PHD finger protein ING1 isoform X1, encoding MSFLDELQINLESLPGILQKKYALLRDLDRSLQEIQRQNEQRCEQEIEEMRRGVRSGNIAPNSSLTQISDEALDEQKHSIRIADEKVALAVQAYDLVDTHIQQLDQYLKKFDEELRRGTLLIVHISRVNNMYRLPCTFIEKENAAASGVPSPSLDGGGKAGRMSESGRGGRKKTRQATAAAAAATEAATTGANPTGMDLELPVDPNEPTYCFCNQVSYGEMVACDNNDCKIEWFHFGCVGLKEQPKGKWYCSDCAVLKNRRKGR
- the LOC115994998 gene encoding PHD finger protein ING1 isoform X3, with translation MRRGVRSGNIAPNSSLTQISDEALDEQKHSIRIADEKVALAVQAYDLVDTHIQQLDQYLKKFDEELRRGTLLIVHISRVNNMYRLPCTFIEKENAAASGVPSPSLDGGGKAGRMSESGRGGRKKTRQATAAAAAATEAATTGANPTGMDLELPVDPNEPTYCFCNQVSYGEMVACDNNDCKIEWFHFGCVGLKEQPKGKWYCSDCAVLKNRRKGR